Sequence from the Rhizobium etli CFN 42 genome:
ACGATGCCGTCCGTATTGGGAAGGCGGCGATCGTTTTCGATGGTGACGCTGCGGACCGCGACATCGGTGCAGTTGACGAAATGCAGCGTCCACATCGGCGAGCGGCTGATGGTGACGGAACTGATCTCGACCTCGTCGCAGCCTTCGAGGACGACGACACGGGGACGGAATTCGGCCGGAATGAAAGTTCCCACCGTCTCGTCGTCTCCTGTGATGAAGCTTTCGCAGCCGGCTTCGATGCGACCCTCCCCCGTCAGGCTGATGCGCCGCGCATCCCGCGCGACGATCATGCCTCGATCGGATTTTTCGGCGATCACCGAAACCGTTGTATGCGCGTAGGCCGCATAGTCGGGGACGGGCCGCAAGATCGCGCCGGCGGCAAGGTGCAGATCGACCCCGGAGCGCAGCCGGAGCCCCTGGCAGCGGTGGATGCCCGCCAGGAGCTCCAGGCGTCCGCCGCCGGAAGCCGAAAGAGTGTCGATCGCAGCCTGCAGGCCATCGGTATTATCGCCGTCGAACGCCTCGATCGCGACGCGGGAGGTGGTACTCATTGGCGTCGGCCGCTCTCGATGAAGACTTCGGTCAGCAGCAGCATGGTCAGCGCCTGGCCGTAGGGCGTCGGCAGGTTCGGGATGCGCCGGTAGAAATCGAGGTCATGGCCCATCGGCGTGCCGTCCGAAACGCCGTGGACGACGCCCTCCTCGTCGATCTGGGCGAGTACGGCCTTGAGCGCGCGCTCCGCATGGACCTTGTCGCTCTCGCCGAGAATGCCGGCGTCGATGGCGCGCAGAATGCCATAGGCGATGCCTGCGGTGGCCGAGGTTTCCAGCGGCGAAGAGGGATCGTCGAGCAGAGTCGTGAACATGCCGTCCGGCCGCTGATGTGCTTTCAGGGAACGCACCTGGCTGACGAGGACGTTCGACAGGAACCGCCGGTCCTTCTCGCCGAGCGTCGGCACGAGATCGAAGAGCTCGGGAATGGCGACGGTGATCCAGGCGTTGCCGCGGGCCCAAAAGGCATTGGCGAAATTGTGGCGGCCGTTGAAGGTCCAGCCGTGATACCAGAGCCCGGTCACGGGATCGGAGAGATAGCGGGTGTGGATGACGAACTGATAGACGGCCTCGTCGATCCAGTCGTTGCGCTCGCAGAGCACGCCGGCGCGCGCGAGGAACAGGCAGGCCATGAATAGCGTGTCATCCCACAATTCGCCGTCGTTGAGGCGTTCCTTGACGACGTGCTGGAAGCCGCCGTCTTCCGTCTTCGGCAGCTCCTTGACGAGCCATTCGGCCCAATCCTCGACAAGGGCGCGGAAATCCGGGCGGTCGACATGCTCG
This genomic interval carries:
- the bglB gene encoding beta-galactosidase BglB gives rise to the protein MNTASVDNAALLTTIDRVATAFSRLRGIKEGLVTDNAASGIQFDEWDWEVGVGLYGFLRRAISANDQKALQELVAWYSAQIDRGLPPRQINSTAPMLPLAILVEHVDRPDFRALVEDWAEWLVKELPKTEDGGFQHVVKERLNDGELWDDTLFMACLFLARAGVLCERNDWIDEAVYQFVIHTRYLSDPVTGLWYHGWTFNGRHNFANAFWARGNAWITVAIPELFDLVPTLGEKDRRFLSNVLVSQVRSLKAHQRPDGMFTTLLDDPSSPLETSATAGIAYGILRAIDAGILGESDKVHAERALKAVLAQIDEEGVVHGVSDGTPMGHDLDFYRRIPNLPTPYGQALTMLLLTEVFIESGRRQ